One segment of Streptomyces sp. YIM 121038 DNA contains the following:
- a CDS encoding FCD domain-containing protein, whose amino-acid sequence MTAQAPGLHARVLDSLGPSITGGEYPPGSVLRTDELAQRFEVSRSVMREAVRVLESMHLVASRRRVGVTVLPTAEWNVYDPQVIRWRLAGADRPRQLRSLTVLRSAVEPVAAGLAARHATAEQCAALTEYALGMVATSRGQQLDAYLVHDIAFHRTVLNASGNEMFARLGDVVAEVLTGRTHHDVMFEDPDPAAVTLHVRLAEAVREGDPARAEALTREIAEGALQELDVLAP is encoded by the coding sequence ATGACCGCACAGGCCCCGGGGCTGCACGCCCGCGTACTGGACAGCCTCGGGCCCAGCATCACCGGGGGCGAGTACCCGCCCGGCAGTGTCCTGCGCACGGACGAGCTGGCGCAGCGCTTCGAGGTGTCCCGCTCCGTGATGCGCGAGGCGGTGCGGGTCCTGGAGTCCATGCACCTGGTCGCGTCGCGGCGCCGGGTCGGCGTGACCGTGCTGCCCACCGCGGAGTGGAACGTCTACGACCCGCAGGTCATCCGCTGGCGCCTGGCCGGTGCCGACCGCCCGCGCCAGCTGCGCTCCCTGACCGTCCTGCGCTCGGCGGTCGAGCCGGTCGCCGCGGGCCTCGCCGCGCGCCACGCCACGGCCGAGCAGTGCGCCGCCCTGACCGAGTACGCCCTCGGCATGGTCGCCACCTCGCGCGGCCAGCAGCTGGACGCGTACCTGGTGCACGACATCGCCTTCCACCGCACCGTCCTGAACGCCTCGGGCAACGAGATGTTCGCCCGCCTCGGCGACGTCGTCGCCGAGGTCCTGACCGGCCGTACGCACCACGACGTGATGTTCGAGGACCCCGACCCGGCGGCCGTGACCCTGCACGTGCGCCTCGCCGAGGCGGTACGGGAGGGCGACCCGGCCCGCGCCGAGGCCCTGACCCGCGAGATCGCGGAAGGCGCGCTCCAGGAACTGGACGTCCTGGCCCCGTGA